In Silene latifolia isolate original U9 population chromosome X, ASM4854445v1, whole genome shotgun sequence, the following proteins share a genomic window:
- the LOC141619952 gene encoding uncharacterized protein LOC141619952 codes for MDNSDQSSENCQTQVNSPRSPVLLSEFVDTAVHNSARKTRCSPTPSSTLVVNTSSIAPNSAIVANNLSSTKDSPVIVTDTVISANTTVTDTPVVVEHVVVTNVTPNSEDSVDTSKPNLGFGENNPRKWNDVVKGPSQLGMSLFFDEHSKNSTEIEVNLEDFQGELDYWKYTLMGNFLGSKPNLKQVQDFVQKAWKQIASPIVQYYRKGWFSFRFTTQEDMNNVLREGPWKLGSSSLILKQWYPNFSMEMDKVSTVPIWVLFPDFEPFLWSESVLSKMASKIGKPLFADLNTTCKTKLSFARILVEADVSATLPDEIVLNTPFHGQTVQRIIYEWLPFHCSGCGKLGHKLNSCKWHQPTSSDPKKVYKAKPSSNPIPPSVPQPEVELGSVCHELGGTSDGQIEDATPEHVQEQPVHLAGSSHVQGDGSSSLTTEMHSECHVLGSHSPQHAGSPRVVDRRSQIAKKRDCTEAEHSDNHSDVPLTENRFDSLSVENEHSDATLVDKEPPDKISHKISSWNIRGCNDPLKQQEIRDFLWSNKLDVLGVLETRVKKKNAGNIIKNNFSQYSVICNYDCHYNGRIWLIFNPATVTVTPILSNAQFIHCAINHHATSQKFFLTMVYGSNDPKIREDLWTALSSIQHSVTSWVLLKDFNVIRDVSEKISPTPPNLDDILAFNTCLLNCRLDDMRGSGCEYTWTNKQDDSTRTWSKLDRALANPDWFNQFPTTYANFLRAGISDHSPVLVTVFDDPPLKSRFSFLNCWTTHASYRDLVTQAWHLPVQGTAMFKLFGKLKNVRVSLYGLHKQNYSDISNRVVVAKAALMDYQAMLQSCPLSPDLIHKEKQLLVDYNTLKQA; via the coding sequence ATGGATAATTCTGATCAATCCTCGGAGAATTGTCAAACCCAGGTGAATTCTCCTCGTTCCCCTGTTCTTCTCAGTGAATTTGTTGATACTGCGGTTCATAATTCTGCGCGTAAAACTCGCTGTTCCCCTACTCCTTCTTCAACTTTAGTGGTTAATACTTCTTCTATTGCTCCAAATTCCGCCATTGTTGCGAACAATTTGAGCTCGACTAAGGACTCCCCTGTTATTGTGACTGATACGGTTATCTCTGCTAATACTACTGTTACTGACACCCCTGTTGTCGTTGAACATGTGGTTGTTACTAATGTCACCCCTAATTCCGAGGATTCTGTTGATACGTCAAAACCAAACTTAGGTTTTGGGGAAAATAACCCTAGGAAATGGAATGATGTTGTTAAAGGACCTAGTCAATTGGGTATGTCCTTATTCTTTGATGAACATAGCAAGAACTCTACTGAAATTGAGGTCAATCTTGAGGATTTCCAAGGGGAATTGGATTATTGGAAGTATACTTTAATGGGGAACTTCCTTGGGTCTAAGCCTAACCTAAAGCAAGTTCAAGATTTTGTCCAAAAAGCTTGGAAGCAGATTGCTTCTCCAATAGTccaatactacaggaaggggtgGTTCAGCTTCAGGTTCACCACTCAAGAGGATATGAATAATGTTCTTAGGGAGGGTCCTTGGAAACTGGGATCAAGCTCTCTCATTCTAAAGCAATGGTATCCTAACTTCTCTATGGAAATGGATAAGGTCTCCACTGTTCCTATTTGGGTCTTGTTTCCTGACTTTGAACCATTTCTCTGGTCTGAATCTGTGCTAAGCAAGATGGCTAGCAAGATTGGGAAACCTCTATTTGCTGATCTTAATACCACTTGTAAGACTAAACTGTCCTTTGCAAGGATCCTTGTTGAGGCTGATGTTTCTGCCACTTTACCTGATGAAATTGTTCTTAATACACCTTTTCATGGCCAAACTGTTCAGAGAATCATCTATGAATGGCTTCCTTTCCACTGTTCAGGGTGTGGGAAGTTAGGTCATAAACTCAACAGCTGTAAATGGCATCAACCTACTAGTAGTGATCCCAAGAAGGTGTATAAGGCTAAGCCCTCTAGTAACCCTATCCCCCCTAGTGTACCACAACCCGAGGTTGAGTTGGGCTCAGTATGCCATgagctaggtggtacctcagATGGCCAGATAGAGGATGCTACTCCTGAGCATGTCCAGGAACAACCAGTGCATCTAGCTGGTTCCTCACATGTTCAGGGTGATGGCTCCTCTTCCCTGACTACTGAAATGCACTCAGAATGCCATGTGCTAGGCTCACACTCTCCTCAGCATGCTGGTAGCCCTAGGGTGGTGGATAGGAGGTCTCAAATTGCCAAGAAGAGAGACTGTACTGAGGCTGAACACAGTGATAACCATAGTGATGTCCCACTTACTGAGAACAGATTTGATTCTCTTAGTGTTGAAAATGAGCACTCTGATGCTACTCTAGTGGATAAGGAGCCCCCTGATAAAATTTCTCATAAGATCAGCTCCTGGAACATTAGAGGGTGTAATGACCCTCTCAAGCAACAAGAGATCAGAGATTTCTTGTGGAGTAATAAGCTAGATGTTCTTGgtgttttggaaactagagtaAAAAAGAAGAATGCTGGTaatatcatcaaaaataattttaGCCAGTATAGTGTGATTTGCAATTATGACTGTCATTATAATGGCAGGATCTGGCTCATCTTTAACCCTGCTACTGTTACTGTTACTCCTATTCTCTCCAATGCACAGTTCATTCACTGTGCCATTAATCATCATGCTACTTCTCAGAAATTCTTTCTTACTATGGTTTATGGTAGTAATGATCCTAAAATCAGGGAGGATCTATGGACTGCTCTTTCTTCCATTCAGCATTCTGTTACAAGTTGGGTCCTCCTGAAGGATTTCAATGTGATCAGGGATGTTAGTGAAAAGATAAGTCCCACTCCTCCTAACCTGGATGATATCCTAGCTTTCAATACTTGCCTCTTGAATTGTCGATTGGATGATATGAGGGGGTCTGGATGTGAATATACTTGGACTAATAAGCAAGATGATAGTACCAGAACTTGGTCCAAGCTGGATAGGGCTTTAGCTAACCCTGACTGGTTCAACCAATTCCCTACCACTTATGCTAATTTTTTGCGTGCTGGTATCTCTGATCACTCTCCTGTACTGGTAACAGTATTTGATGATCCTCCTTTAAAGTCCAGATTTAGCTTCCTTAACTGCTGGACTACCCATGCCTCTTATAGGGATCTTGTCACCCAGGCATGGCATCTCCCTGTTCAGGGCACTGCTATGTTTAAGCTCTTTGGCAAGCTCAAGAATGTTAGAGTCAGCTTATATGGCCTTCACAAGCAAAATTATAGTGACATTTCCAATAGAGTGGTGGTAGCTAAGGCTGCTCTTATGGATTATCAAGCTATGCTGCAGTCTTGCCCTCTTTCTCCTGATCTTATTCACAAGGAAAAGCAGTTGTTGGTTGACTATAATACTCTTAAGCAAGCTTAA
- the LOC141619954 gene encoding uncharacterized protein LOC141619954, with protein MKISSWNIRGGNDPIKQQEVLEFLRLHQVDIMGVLETRIKEKKAKKVIHNKFKAFKVICNYNAHVNGRIWLVWKPTTVDIHPLIIHPQFIHCEVFHHATYTKFHLTMIYASNNARARDDLWHNLRTISTQVHKWILLGDFNVVRNVTEIISNTPPNLADILDCNSCLLHCGVADITSTGCEMTWTNKQDIDTLVWSKLDRALTNVDWQLQYPATSAVFLPAGVSDHSPILVTVFEDKYSGSRFSFLICWINHPDYHDLKAIQEDFSSTDLYAKERALMATYLALKAAESTILKQKAKLDHISYNDSSSKYFSARIQERQQQQLIGHIKDKDGKERIGLDSVAEGFIDYYQHLLGQSHPTSPIDVDFIQASSCVPEDDIAGLIKPIGDDEIRVVVFSIGSDKSLGPDGFSSAFFKASWDTVGPDYCKAIQAYFKNGRLSKQANATLITLIPKKSVCNTVMDFHPISCCTTFYKTISKILTTRLQNILPHIIGTEQAAFIKGRNIHGNIMMSQSLVKGYGRKYLTPRCLVKVDIRKAFDSLQWDFIQQMLHALKFPDIFVKWIMGCITSSWFSIKINGSVHGFFKGKSGLRQGDPLSPYLFVLSMEILSRYLRKICLQHCSGYEFRNQPARSSQCERRVEKRPMQTAGKNVDSVLASISNDRLIAEGTKLSKKVGIWSDLVGSRIREQEKALADTGPLIEQLRLDVVAAKGVAGKAKLDLLAAQARVEEIEKLLSAEKAKVEAADSAAAKLKEERDRYKGGYDVVVAQREESKRAYRLQAESHRETSAILAQREKDIETLQSTILPRMCAQYRDLTEEVFREVVDEVYPDGSFLWTKFDELGDVPSVTAVLETLNDFSNWSGLSANTDKTDIYFGGVPDDIKHQILMHTGFSEGTFPFRYLGIPLHSSRNSFDNYGALINKIQTHLHHWTTNFFSYAGRAQLLNSNVVKLINKLCKNFFWNQEDGHRKLLFKSWSDICSPWNEGGVDIKELLSWNKTVLAKWIWILDSQQEGLWSTWTAAYYFSTDTIWSIKSKDHLSESLKSIIAVREEILCHAHSPVAASNLLHSWTLKGKFNIAKAYHWFRKHKPILDWAPALHHQFVIPSNRVLTTLALQHKLPTLDNLACRGFHLLNSSGVLQSNTLDIGRMVGSEAALQLHAIRFGMNAMLVFSRGWNILKLKFYILFVSMLVLEFLIESLEQLMIRLFND; from the exons ATGAAAATCTCTTCTTGGAACATCAGAGGTGGGAATGATCCCATCAAGCAACAGGAAGTCCTTGAATTCTTAAGACTTCATCAGGTGGACATTATGGGTGTTTTGGAAACCAGAATTAAAGAAAAGAAAGCTAAAAAGGTTATTCATAACAAATTTAAAGCTTTTAAAGTGATTTGCAACTACAATGCTCATGTTAATGGTAGAATTTGGCTTGTCTGGAAACCTACCACTGTGGATATTCATCCCTTGATCATTCACCCCCAGTTCATTCATTGTGAGGTATTTCATCATGCTACCTACACTAAATTTCATCTCACCATGATTTATGCTAGTAATAATGCTAGAGCTCGTGATGATCTTTGGCACAATCTGCGTACTATTAGTACTCAGGTTCATAAGTGGATCCTTCTTGGTGACTTTAATGTTGTTAGGAATGTTACTGAGATAATTAGTAATACTCCTCCTAATCTTGCTGATATCTTGGATTGCAACTCTTGTCTGCTGCATTGTGGGGTTGCTGACATTACTAGCACTGGTTGTGAGATGACTTGGACTAATAAGCAAGACATTGATACTCTTGTCTGGTCAAAATTGGATAGAGCCCTTACTAATGTTGACTGGCAACTTCAATATCCTGCTACCTCTGCTGTCTTCCTTCCTGCTGGAGTATCTGATCACTCCCCTATTCTTGTTACTGTCTTTGAGGATAAGTATTCTGGGTCCAGGTTTAGTTTTCTTATTTGCTGGATAAACCACCCTGACTATCATGATCTG AAAGCAATTCAGGAAGACTTCTCTTCAACTGACCTCTATGCCAAGGAAAGAGCACTCATGGCTACTTATCTTGCACTCAAGGCTGCTGAAAGCACTATTCTGAAACAAAAAGCAAAGCTTGATCACATTTCCTATAATGACTCCTCTTCTAAATATTTCTCTGCTAGAATTCAAgaaagacaacaacaacaacttatTGGCCATATTAAAGATAAAGATGGTAAGGAGAGAATTGGCCTTGACTCAGTTGCTGAGGGTTTTATTGACTATTACCAACATCTTCTTGGGCAGTCTCACCCTACTTCTCCCATTGATGTTGACTTCATTCAAGCCAGCTCTTGTGTGCCAGAGGATGATATTGCTGGGCTCATTAAACCTATTGGAGATGATGAAATTAGAGTTGTTGTGTTTAGTATTGGGTCTGATAAAAGTCTAGGTCCAGATGGCTTCTCTTCTGCTTTCTTTAAGGCTTCCTGGGACACTGTTGGACCTGATTACTGCAAAGCTATCCAGGCATATTTTAAGAATGGCAGACTCAGTAAACAAGCCAATGCCACTCTTATTACTCTCATCCCTAAGAAATCAGTTTGCAATACTGTCATGGACTTCCATCCCATCTCCTGTTGCACCACTTTTTACAAGACTATTAGCAAAATTCTCACAACTAGGCTTCAGAACATTCTTCCTCACATAATTGGTACTGAGCAGGCTGCTTTCATTAAAGGGAGGAACATCCATGGGAATATTATGATGTCTCAATCCTTGGTTAAGGGTTATGGGAGGAAGTACCTCACCCCAAGATGCTTAGTGAAAGTAGACATAAGAAAAGCTTTTGATTCCCTTCAATGGGATTTCATCCAACAAATGTTACATGCTCTTAAGTTCCCTGACATTTTTGTTAAGTGGATCATGGGGTGCATCACTAGTTCTTGGTTCTCCATCAAAATTAATGGATCTGTTCATGGTTTTTTTAAAGGCAAGAGTGGACTTCGTCAAGGGGATCCCCTGTCCCCTTACCTCTTTGTTCTTAGTATGGAGATCCTTTCTCGATATCTGAGGAAGATTTGTCTTCAGCActgttccgggtatgaattccgaa atcaaccggcgCGATCATCCCAATGCGAGCGGCGAGTTGAGAAGAGGCCTATGCAGACGGCGGGAAAAAATGTCGACTCCGTACTCGCGTCGATATCCAACGACCGGCTCATAGCGGAGGGTACAAAGCTGAGCAAGAAGGTTGGGATTTGGTCCGATCTGGTCGGCTCTCGTATtagggagcaagaaaaggccttgGCCGATACGGGACCGTTGATAGAGCAGCTGAGGCTCGATGTTGTTGCCGCAAAGGGGgtggccgggaaggctaagcttgacctccttgcTGCACAAGCGCGGGTCGAGGAAATTGAGAAGCTGCTGTCGGCCGAGAAGGCCAAGGTAGAGGCTGCTGATTCTGCCGCCGCCAAGTTGAAGGAGGAACGGGACAGGTACAAGGGCGGCTACGACGTTgttgtcgcccaaagggaggagtcgaAAAGGGCGTATCGGCTCCAAGCTGAGTCGCATAGGGAGACTAgtgctatccttgcccaaagggagaaggatattgagacactTCAAAGCACGATTCTCCCTCGCATGTGTGCTCAGTATAGGGACCTGACCGAAGAAGTTTTCAGAGAGGTGGTAGATGAGGTCTATCCGGATGGCTCCTTTCTATGgacaaaatttgacgagct GGGTGATGTGCCATCTGTAACTGCAGTCTTGGAAACTCTAAATGACTTCTCCAACTGGTCTGGCTTGTCTGCTAATACTGACAAGACTGATATCTACTTTGGAGGGGTGCCTGATGATATTAAACACCAAATTCTCATGCATACTGGTTTCTCTGAGGGTACCTTCCCTTTCAGATATCTTGGCATACCTTTGCACAGCTCCAGAAACTCTTTTGATAATTATGGTGCATTGATTAACAAGATTCAGACTCACTTGCATCACTGGACTACTAATTTCTTCTCTTATGCTGGACGAGCTCAGCTATTGAACTCt AATGTAGTAAAACTCATTAACAAGCTTTGTAAAAACTTCTTCTGGAATCAAGAGGATGGGCATAGGAAATTGCTCTTTAAAAGCTGGTCTGATATTTGTTCTCCCTggaatgaaggaggggtggacaTAAAAGAGCTGCTATCCTGGAACAAAACTGTGCTAGCCAAATGGATCTGGATCCTTGATTCTCAGCAGGAAGGGTTATGGTCTACCTGGACTGCAGCTTACTATTTCTCTACTGATACAATCTGGAGCATCAAATCTAAAGATCATCTCTCTGAGAGCTTAAAAAGCATCATAGCTGTTAGAGAGGAGATTCTATGCCATGCTCACTCTCCTGTAGCAGCTAGTAATCTCCTTCACTCTTGGACTCTCAAGGGCAAGTTCAATATTGCAAAAGCTTATCACTGGTTTCGAAAGCACAAGCCTATTCTTGACTGGGCACCTGCACTGCATCATCAGTTCGTCATCCCTAGCAATAGAGTTCTCACTACTTTGGCTTTACAACATAAACTTCCTACTCTTGACAATCTTGCTTGCAGGGGTTTTCACCTG CTGAACTCATCTGGTGTGCTGCAAAGCAACACTCTTGACATTGGAAGAATGGTTGGATCAGAAGCAGCATTGCAGCTACATGCTATCAGATTTGGCATGAACGCAATGCTCGTATTTTCCAGGGGGTGGAACATACTGAAGCTCAAATTCTACATATTATTCGTTTCAATGTTAGTGCTAGAATTTCTCATAGAGTCACTAGAGCAGCTTATGATCAGGCTATTCAACGATTGA